In one Candidatus Nealsonbacteria bacterium genomic region, the following are encoded:
- the mreD gene encoding rod shape-determining protein MreD: MVKKIIFLFFFFYFLTLLQTSFLARFFIFLPNLVLITIILINLFEDQKSNLGIFSAFFGGFFLDIFSEKFLGYYILISLSISLFIKLILKRYIGRY, from the coding sequence ATGGTAAAAAAAATTATATTTTTATTTTTTTTCTTTTATTTTCTAACTTTGCTTCAGACCAGTTTTTTAGCTCGTTTTTTTATCTTTTTACCTAATCTCGTTTTAATTACCATTATCCTGATTAATCTCTTTGAAGACCAAAAAAGTAATCTGGGCATTTTTTCAGCTTTTTTTGGCGGATTTTTTTTAGACATCTTTTCTGAAAAATTCCTCGGTTATTACATTTTGATTTCTCTTTCTATTTCTCTTTTTATTAAACTAATTCTTAAGAGGTATATTGGAAGATATTAA